Proteins encoded in a region of the Sulfurimonas marina genome:
- a CDS encoding Hsp20/alpha crystallin family protein, giving the protein MYLTAFDPYRDFRALEKRMMEPFNVKEKEGGISSFTPSVNTREGEFAYHVDVDLPGVKKEDIKVDVKDGNITISGERNFKEEVKEEDYYKVETSFGKFSRSFSLPEDADTENITASTDNGVLEVVIPKVDASVKTKSIEVK; this is encoded by the coding sequence ATGTATTTAACAGCGTTTGATCCATATAGGGATTTCAGAGCTTTAGAGAAAAGAATGATGGAGCCATTCAATGTGAAAGAAAAAGAGGGTGGCATCAGTTCATTTACACCGAGTGTAAACACGCGTGAAGGTGAGTTTGCTTACCATGTCGACGTTGACCTGCCAGGTGTTAAAAAAGAGGACATCAAGGTAGATGTTAAAGACGGTAACATCACGATCTCTGGTGAGCGTAACTTCAAAGAGGAAGTAAAAGAGGAAGACTACTACAAAGTGGAAACAAGCTTTGGAAAGTTTTCAAGAAGTTTCTCTCTCCCTGAAGATGCAGATACAGAAAATATTACGGCAAGTACCGATAACGGTGTACTAGAAGTTGTGATCCCAAAAGTTGATGCATCGGTAAAAACGAAAAGTATCGAAGTTAAGTAA